The region GCTATCCCAAGGCGAAGCGGTATCGGGATTTCCGGGAGCTGTTGGAGCGGGAGGAGGACCACATCGATGCCGTGGTCATCTCGACGCCGGACCACACGCATGCGGCGGCGGCGAGCCTGGCGATGAAGATGCGGAAGCACGTTTACTGCGAGAAGCCGCTGGCGCGGACGCTGGGCGAGGTACGGGCGCTGGTGGAGGGAGCGCGGCGCTACAAGGTGGCCACGCAGATGGGGAACCAGGGTCACGCGGGCGCTGGGACGCGGCAGCTCCGGGAGTATGTCGAGGCGGGCGCCATCGGCACGGTGCGCGAGATCCACTACTGGACGAACCGGCCGATCTGGCCGCAGGCGCTGGAGCGGCCGCTCGAGGCGTACAACGTGCCGCCCTACCTGGACTGGGACCTCTGGCTGGGGCCCGCACCCGTGCGGCCATACGCGCCGGCGTACGCGCCGTTCCGCTGGCGCGGGTGGTGGGATTTCGGGACCGGGGCGCTGGGCGACATTGCGCCCCACGCCATGGACGCGGCGTTCTGGACGCTGGGACTGCGCTACCCGAGCCGCATCGAGGTGGAGACGACGAAGCTCTTCCCGGAGACGGCGCCCCGCATCTCGCGGCTGACCTTCGAGTTCCCGGAGCGCAGTGGGCGTTCGGCGGTGCGGCTGGTTTGGCGGGACGGGGAGCTCATGCCCCCGCGGCCGGCGGGGCTGCCGCCGGAGCAGGCGTGGCCGTACAGCGACGTGGGGAGTCAGGTCTGGACGGGTAGCGACGGCGCACTGATCGCCGACGCCTACGGCGACAAGCTGCTGCTGCTGAACGAGGCGCGCGACAAGGAGCTCAAGGCGAACCCGCCGCCGGAGAAGTACCCGCGCTCACCTGGCGTCTATGCGGAGTGGATCGCGGCCTGCAAGGGCGGCGCGCCTGCGGGGTCGAGCTTCCCGGATCACGCCGGCCCGCTCACCGAGCTGGTGCTGCTGGGCACCATCGCGGTGCGCATGGGGCAGACGCTGGAGCTCGATCCCGTGACCGGGCGCGTCACCAACGTGGCGGTGCCGGAGGAGTACGTCCGCCCCGTATTCCGCGAGGGCTGGAGGCTTTACACCTAGCTGTTGCCAGGGGGCTGGGGCTAGATGGCTGGGGCTTGGGGCTAGCGCAACGGGTCTGGAATCTGGATCAGGTTTGGGCTTGCCACTTGTCGAGAGCCGAGAGCGTGCGCGGCTACGCCTGATCGGCGGCGGGCAGCTCGGGGTGTTGCCCCAGCGCACGCCGGGTCACGCCTTCAAACTGATCGATGCGCACGTCTCCATCCGGGAAGCGGGCAATAAGCTCCAGCTTGCCTCCCAGGGCCTCCACCAGGTCGCACAGCGTGCTTACGTGTACGTCCAGGCGACGCTCCATGGCCGAGACATTCGACTGCCGCAGGCCCAGCCGACGCGCAAGCTCTTCCTGCGTCACTCCGCGAGACGCGCGAAGCTGAGGCAAGGCCATATCCGCAAGGAGCACTCGCGCCTGGCGCTCTGCCCGGT is a window of Gemmatimonadota bacterium DNA encoding:
- a CDS encoding Gfo/Idh/MocA family oxidoreductase — translated: MAARSITRRDFVGDMARAAVAFTIVPRHVLGRGYRAPSDLLRIACIGVGGRGRDNVKGVSGEVLYALCDVDLNRAEEMFRSYPKAKRYRDFRELLEREEDHIDAVVISTPDHTHAAAASLAMKMRKHVYCEKPLARTLGEVRALVEGARRYKVATQMGNQGHAGAGTRQLREYVEAGAIGTVREIHYWTNRPIWPQALERPLEAYNVPPYLDWDLWLGPAPVRPYAPAYAPFRWRGWWDFGTGALGDIAPHAMDAAFWTLGLRYPSRIEVETTKLFPETAPRISRLTFEFPERSGRSAVRLVWRDGELMPPRPAGLPPEQAWPYSDVGSQVWTGSDGALIADAYGDKLLLLNEARDKELKANPPPEKYPRSPGVYAEWIAACKGGAPAGSSFPDHAGPLTELVLLGTIAVRMGQTLELDPVTGRVTNVAVPEEYVRPVFREGWRLYT
- a CDS encoding XRE family transcriptional regulator, translated to MARKYSELRAKLPRKIQDRAERQARVLLADMALPQLRASRGVTQEELARRLGLRQSNVSAMERRLDVHVSTLCDLVEALGGKLELIARFPDGDVRIDQFEGVTRRALGQHPELPAADQA